In Pseudomonadota bacterium, the DNA window CCACGACTGTTCCTTAATCGGGGTGTCCGTTTTTCTGGGGGAAGATCATATTACACTTATAAACATATTTATCAAAAAAAAAGGCGCAACATTTTGAAAAGTTGCGCCTTTAATTATATATGGTGCCGAAGGCGGGATTTGAACCCGCACGCCCGTGGGACACTACCCCCTCAAGATAGCGTGTCTACCAAGTTCCACCACTTCGGCAATATCATCTTTCTACTCTTTTTTACCTGTATCCGGTATTGTTGCCGGAGCTGCCTGCTCTGAGGGAGAGGCAGAAGTACTGTCTTGAGCGGCTTTTTGCTCTACAGGAATTTTAACATCTTTCATGATCGAACTTTTGTTTCTGTTGCCTGACATATAAGCAAGAGAAAGAGATGTGATCATGAATACAATCGCAATAACGGTAGTTGCCTTGCTCAAAAATGTGGAAGCCCCTGTACTTCCGAAAAGAGTCTGGCTGGAACCTCCTCCGAAAGCAGCACCGATATCGGACCCCTTTCCCGTTTGAAGCAGTACTACCATTATTATCGCTATGCAGGCAACAACATGTAATATTATTAAATAAATTGACATATAGTAGTTTACCCAACCGTTTTAAATTTTACAATTTGCATAAATTTGTCAGCATCAAGACTAGCCCCACCGACTAGAGCACCATCAACATCGGGCATAGACATAAGTTCTGCTGCATTTTCCGGTTTTACGCTTCCACCATATAGTATTCTTATTGATTCGGCAATAGTTTTCCCAAAAAGCTTTTCAATAAGATTACGCAAAAACAAATGAACTTCCTGTGCCTGTT includes these proteins:
- the secG gene encoding preprotein translocase subunit SecG, which gives rise to MSIYLIILHVVACIAIIMVVLLQTGKGSDIGAAFGGGSSQTLFGSTGASTFLSKATTVIAIVFMITSLSLAYMSGNRNKSSIMKDVKIPVEQKAAQDSTSASPSEQAAPATIPDTGKKE